One genomic window of Methanobacterium sp. includes the following:
- a CDS encoding DNA-formamidopyrimidine glycosylase family protein → MAELPELIILAGQMDRELQSKEFHKGELRQEKSLNLPVDEFIQKISGKNVFKVYNKGKWIFIQLSDDYHLLLNLGMGADVLYHEPGREHPEEYQCLFQFTDGSTFSCKFWWIGRAELLQDEELAQHKATKDIAISPLDAEFTTEHFRKLCGARSQIKNLILNQKKIGGIGNVYIHDILFRAKIHPQKVANTLETCKVDKLHGIIRENLKNATEIGGLAYEKDFYGQNNGFDRDYFLVAYKEGEPCPECGNTIEKIKTGSTSSYICPNCQEL, encoded by the coding sequence ATGGCAGAGTTACCAGAACTGATAATACTGGCAGGACAGATGGACAGGGAACTCCAATCCAAGGAGTTCCATAAGGGCGAACTTCGCCAGGAAAAATCTTTAAACCTACCGGTAGATGAGTTTATCCAGAAAATAAGTGGTAAAAATGTATTTAAGGTTTACAATAAAGGTAAATGGATTTTCATCCAGCTATCTGATGATTACCATCTGCTTTTGAATCTGGGCATGGGTGCTGATGTACTCTATCATGAACCCGGCCGTGAACATCCCGAGGAATATCAGTGCCTTTTCCAGTTCACCGATGGATCAACCTTTTCCTGTAAATTCTGGTGGATTGGGCGCGCAGAACTCCTGCAGGATGAGGAATTAGCTCAACACAAGGCCACCAAGGATATTGCAATTTCACCTCTGGACGCAGAATTCACCACAGAACACTTCAGAAAACTCTGCGGGGCACGCTCCCAGATTAAGAACCTCATCCTGAACCAGAAAAAAATCGGAGGTATAGGGAACGTATACATCCATGATATTCTCTTCAGGGCAAAAATACACCCTCAAAAGGTAGCAAATACTCTGGAAACGTGTAAAGTGGACAAACTCCACGGTATAATTCGGGAAAACCTTAAAAATGCCACAGAAATAGGTGGATTGGCCTATGAAAAAGATTTCTATGGCCAGAACAATGGATTTGATCGTGATTACTTCCTGGTGGCGTACAAGGAGGGTGAGCCCTGTCCTGAGTGCGGTAACACCATTGAAAAGATTAAAACCGGAAGCACATCTTCATATATCTGTCCCAACTGTCAGGAGTTGTAA
- a CDS encoding DUF5612 domain-containing protein — protein sequence MDEIAINIRAVNQPGVLRDITELTAICGINITYTHLFVEDKDHASLYLELEAVKNVDKLIENIRKVEAVRSVEECPTLQDVYGKRIIIIGGGAQVAMVAQGAITEADRHNIRGEHISVDTIPLVGEEDLSEAVSAVGRLPRVGALVLAGSLMGGKITEAIDEIKKDHEVIVISLNMPGSVTEKADLVVTDPIQAGVMAVMAVADTAIFDIKKLGQKRF from the coding sequence ATGGATGAAATTGCCATAAATATCAGGGCTGTTAACCAGCCAGGAGTTCTGCGGGACATCACAGAATTAACTGCCATATGTGGAATTAACATAACCTACACCCACCTCTTTGTCGAAGATAAAGACCATGCCTCATTATATTTGGAGTTAGAGGCAGTTAAGAATGTGGATAAGTTAATAGAGAATATTAGAAAGGTTGAAGCAGTGCGAAGTGTTGAAGAATGCCCCACACTTCAGGATGTTTATGGTAAGAGAATCATCATTATTGGTGGCGGGGCACAGGTGGCCATGGTGGCCCAAGGTGCCATCACCGAGGCCGACCGTCACAACATCAGAGGAGAACACATCAGTGTGGACACCATCCCTCTGGTGGGTGAAGAAGACCTATCTGAGGCAGTATCTGCGGTGGGAAGACTCCCCAGGGTCGGTGCACTGGTACTTGCCGGTTCCCTCATGGGAGGGAAGATCACCGAGGCCATAGATGAGATAAAAAAAGACCACGAAGTCATAGTAATCAGCCTCAACATGCCGGGCAGTGTAACTGAAAAGGCGGATCTGGTGGTAACCGACCCAATCCAGGCTGGAGTGATGGCAGTGATGGCAGTGGCAGACACTGCTATATTTGATATTAAAAAACTTGGTCAGAAAAGATTTTAA
- a CDS encoding DUF6448 family protein → MTLHCDGMDGLVVKAAEEALEMENINYVLPFIREKYEDELKDAFERTTTVRELSGDAAELADYWFFETAVRLYLKGRGKAYTGLKPSQINEEPVINMAEQAVRTENINDLMNFIMNSIKEDVWVRFDDVLSKKDYDINDVDDARDYIDSLLNFFGYMQQLIEFMEEG, encoded by the coding sequence ATGACACTTCACTGTGATGGTATGGATGGGCTGGTGGTTAAAGCGGCTGAAGAAGCTCTGGAGATGGAAAACATTAATTATGTGCTTCCATTTATCCGGGAAAAATATGAGGATGAGCTGAAAGATGCCTTTGAAAGAACAACCACGGTAAGAGAGCTTTCTGGAGATGCAGCTGAACTTGCCGATTACTGGTTCTTTGAAACAGCAGTCAGATTATACTTAAAAGGCAGGGGGAAGGCTTACACGGGACTGAAACCCTCCCAGATCAATGAAGAACCAGTTATTAACATGGCGGAACAGGCGGTTAGAACTGAGAACATTAACGATCTCATGAATTTCATCATGAACTCCATCAAAGAAGATGTTTGGGTCCGATTTGACGATGTTCTATCCAAAAAAGATTATGATATAAATGATGTGGATGATGCCCGGGATTACATAGATTCACTTTTAAACTTCTTCGGTTACATGCAACAGTTAATCGAATTCATGGAAGAAGGTTAA
- a CDS encoding cupin domain-containing protein, which produces MNDELKSVVINVEDLLDYQEGAVVSREIIRKETGTVTIFAFDKGEGLSEHTAPFDAMVQIIDGKAEITISGKKNTLQRGDMIIMPAGEPHALHALEQYKMILTMIRS; this is translated from the coding sequence ATGAATGATGAACTAAAATCTGTGGTTATTAATGTAGAAGATTTGCTTGATTATCAGGAAGGGGCAGTTGTAAGTCGGGAGATAATCCGCAAAGAAACCGGAACTGTCACCATATTCGCTTTTGATAAGGGGGAGGGATTAAGTGAACACACCGCACCCTTTGATGCTATGGTTCAGATAATTGATGGGAAGGCAGAAATAACCATTTCTGGTAAAAAGAACACTCTCCAGAGGGGGGATATGATCATCATGCCTGCGGGCGAACCACACGCCCTCCACGCCCTGGAACAATACAAAATGATCCTGACCATGATCCGGTCATGA
- a CDS encoding homoserine dehydrogenase: MDETVNIGLIGFGTIGSGVVATLNQNIQLLERKVNKKVNLKRIVDLDITTDRGVEVNQEILSTDVDDILEDEEIDIVIELVGGYQPALNFILRAMENGKHVVTANKALLAKHWQEITDSAHKNGVRISFEASVGGGIPLLVPLNDGLAANNIETIYGIINGTANYILTKMDAEGLDFDTVLKEAQEMGYAEADPTFDIEGHDTAQKLIILSILGFGIYVEQEKFHVEGITRITPDDIRFAREELESVIKLLAIAQIADGELEIRVHPTLVPETHLLALVNDVFNAVYLVGDVVGPVLMYGAGAGMMPTASAVVADCIDIMQDMGRPVVYGPKETRVEKVKDISDVESKYYLRITALDEPGVLHSISGILSELDISIESVSQKKADEGEAVPIFMVTHHALEKNVQEALQLIEEMDFVKEETVLIRLL, encoded by the coding sequence ATGGATGAAACAGTAAATATTGGACTTATTGGTTTTGGGACCATTGGAAGCGGTGTAGTAGCGACTTTAAACCAAAACATCCAATTATTAGAGCGTAAAGTTAATAAAAAGGTTAACCTCAAACGAATAGTGGACCTGGACATAACCACCGACCGTGGTGTGGAAGTCAACCAAGAAATACTCTCCACCGATGTGGATGATATCCTGGAAGATGAGGAGATCGACATTGTTATTGAACTGGTTGGTGGCTACCAACCAGCACTGAATTTCATTTTAAGAGCCATGGAAAATGGTAAACACGTGGTAACCGCTAACAAAGCGCTTTTAGCGAAGCACTGGCAGGAAATTACGGACAGCGCCCATAAAAATGGTGTTCGGATCTCTTTTGAGGCCAGTGTCGGTGGAGGTATTCCACTACTCGTACCCCTCAATGATGGATTGGCTGCTAATAATATAGAAACCATTTACGGGATCATCAACGGAACTGCTAATTACATACTCACTAAAATGGATGCAGAAGGCCTTGATTTTGACACAGTTTTAAAAGAGGCCCAGGAGATGGGTTACGCTGAAGCAGATCCCACTTTTGATATTGAAGGACATGATACTGCTCAGAAGCTCATAATACTTAGTATATTGGGCTTTGGAATTTACGTTGAACAGGAGAAGTTCCATGTGGAGGGTATAACCAGGATCACTCCTGATGATATCCGTTTTGCCCGGGAAGAACTGGAAAGTGTCATTAAACTACTGGCCATAGCCCAGATAGCAGATGGCGAACTGGAAATAAGGGTGCATCCCACTCTGGTCCCTGAAACCCATTTATTGGCATTGGTTAATGATGTATTTAATGCGGTGTACCTGGTGGGTGATGTGGTGGGTCCTGTGCTCATGTACGGAGCAGGTGCCGGTATGATGCCCACTGCCAGTGCTGTGGTGGCAGATTGTATTGACATAATGCAGGATATGGGAAGACCGGTGGTTTATGGGCCAAAGGAAACCCGGGTGGAAAAAGTTAAGGATATTTCCGATGTCGAGTCCAAATATTACTTGAGAATAACTGCACTGGATGAACCCGGAGTCTTACACTCCATATCCGGTATTCTGAGTGAACTGGATATAAGTATTGAATCAGTGAGTCAGAAAAAAGCAGATGAAGGGGAGGCCGTGCCAATCTTCATGGTAACCCACCACGCCCTGGAGAAGAATGTGCAGGAAGCACTGCAACTCATTGAAGAAATGGACTTCGTGAAGGAAGAAACTGTTCTTATCCGGTTACTTTAG
- a CDS encoding DNA polymerase subunit beta — MRARVRDFIYTKDDLFLATTTYLHPHDRIQSFLRYIPDPEGERSLNGSRYTKVDSQQAYNFLNEYYPDYLFDCGVTQVKMMGAPIKRVEKILSPVDRLKEIMGQSSPNELLSKVIKVAETFREEAGITQSHLGISGSILPNLYDPLVSDIDFVVYGLKNHRKAMETFESMKNDANSPLKAIEDGYWTKLYAKRIKDSTLSYDEFRWYEDRKNNRGVVDGTLFDILATREWDEITGTFGDETYQPCGTIAIEATVSDALAAFDNPAVYQVEDVKILDGPDVYLKEVASYTHTYSGQAREGERIVARGKLEKVMGEKTYYRLIVGTTRESLGEYVKLKDLKID; from the coding sequence ATGCGAGCCCGAGTCCGAGACTTTATCTACACCAAGGATGATCTTTTCTTGGCCACCACCACTTACCTGCATCCCCATGATAGAATACAATCGTTTCTGCGTTACATTCCGGATCCAGAGGGGGAACGATCCCTTAATGGCTCCCGGTACACTAAAGTAGACTCCCAGCAGGCTTATAATTTTTTAAATGAATATTATCCGGATTATCTTTTTGACTGCGGAGTTACACAGGTTAAAATGATGGGCGCACCCATTAAAAGAGTGGAAAAAATACTAAGCCCAGTTGATCGGCTTAAAGAGATAATGGGGCAGTCTTCACCCAACGAACTTCTTTCAAAAGTGATTAAAGTGGCAGAGACCTTCCGGGAAGAGGCTGGGATCACTCAAAGCCACCTGGGAATCTCCGGATCCATATTACCAAATTTATACGACCCCCTGGTTTCAGATATTGACTTCGTGGTTTACGGTCTTAAAAACCATCGAAAGGCAATGGAAACCTTTGAGTCAATGAAAAATGATGCTAACAGTCCCTTGAAAGCTATTGAGGATGGTTACTGGACTAAGCTCTACGCAAAGAGGATCAAGGATTCTACCTTAAGTTACGATGAGTTCCGTTGGTACGAGGATCGTAAAAATAACAGAGGGGTGGTGGACGGGACCCTCTTCGACATTCTGGCTACCAGGGAATGGGATGAAATCACCGGAACCTTTGGTGATGAAACTTACCAACCCTGTGGAACCATTGCAATCGAGGCAACGGTTTCTGATGCTCTGGCTGCCTTTGACAACCCGGCAGTTTACCAGGTGGAAGACGTTAAAATACTGGACGGTCCTGATGTCTATTTAAAAGAGGTGGCATCCTACACTCACACCTATTCGGGTCAGGCCAGGGAAGGTGAACGGATAGTTGCCCGGGGAAAACTTGAAAAAGTTATGGGTGAAAAAACCTACTATCGTCTCATTGTAGGGACAACCAGAGAATCTTTGGGCGAGTACGTTAAATTAAAGGATTTGAAAATAGATTAA
- a CDS encoding PPC domain-containing DNA-binding protein, whose protein sequence is MIVKRLVPGQDLKKSLEEIRDNKGLKSGVILCLVGSLDEAVLRMADGNKKTINGPLEIVSATGTIATNGVHLHLAVADSQGNVRGGHLMRGCPVHTTVEICISCPDMVFKRVNDPETGYRELEIFPQ, encoded by the coding sequence ATGATAGTAAAAAGATTGGTGCCAGGCCAGGACCTCAAAAAGTCCCTGGAAGAAATAAGGGACAATAAAGGGTTAAAATCAGGTGTAATTCTGTGTTTGGTGGGTAGTCTGGATGAAGCAGTTTTAAGGATGGCTGATGGGAATAAAAAGACTATTAATGGGCCATTGGAGATCGTTTCTGCAACCGGGACCATAGCCACCAACGGGGTTCACCTGCACCTGGCAGTGGCTGATAGCCAGGGTAATGTCAGGGGAGGACACCTGATGAGGGGCTGTCCAGTGCACACCACGGTTGAAATTTGTATTTCATGTCCAGATATGGTTTTCAAGCGAGTAAACGACCCTGAAACTGGTTACCGTGAACTTGAAATTTTCCCCCAGTAG
- a CDS encoding DUF366 family protein, translated as MKQKTLEPGILYDGSQIKPMWAFQELGIKGSSIVTWIGPMNIHSYELIDYEDVGLEIKSAEMVHFIIEHFDVQPADMRLCYHRQRILVMIVKDILEEMGIKTLRKGDDLYVARGKLSVSIASCSVSSMKIHFAMNLTCQGTPLDVKTTGLTECTPSLAREDIPEMAEKISKIYVREINDIEQDISKTRVF; from the coding sequence ATGAAACAAAAAACACTCGAACCAGGTATTTTGTATGATGGAAGTCAAATAAAGCCAATGTGGGCATTCCAAGAGTTGGGAATAAAGGGTTCCAGTATCGTGACCTGGATCGGTCCTATGAATATCCACTCCTATGAGTTAATTGATTATGAAGATGTGGGGTTAGAGATAAAATCGGCAGAGATGGTTCACTTCATAATCGAACACTTCGATGTGCAACCGGCAGACATGAGACTCTGCTATCACCGGCAAAGGATTCTGGTGATGATCGTCAAGGATATACTGGAAGAAATGGGTATTAAAACTCTCCGCAAGGGTGATGATCTTTACGTTGCCCGGGGCAAGCTCAGCGTATCCATTGCATCCTGTTCGGTGAGCAGCATGAAAATCCACTTCGCCATGAACCTCACCTGCCAGGGAACACCCCTAGATGTGAAAACCACAGGTTTAACCGAGTGCACACCCAGCCTGGCCCGTGAAGATATTCCTGAAATGGCAGAAAAAATATCTAAAATCTATGTAAGGGAGATTAACGATATAGAGCAGGATATTTCCAAAACCAGGGTGTTTTAA